A stretch of the Oenococcus sp. UCMA 16435 genome encodes the following:
- the arcA gene encoding arginine deiminase gives MLTEKRPIHVNSEIGRLKTVILHRPGKEIENLTPDTMGSLLFDDIPYLLIAQKEHDDFADTLRKKGVEVLYLEKLVVQALDTSKQVKSFFIDKMIAESGFKNGTIHRELRNFLASLSTREMVDKIMAGVRFDEIDLTPKDLQFFAFDQTKPFLMAPMPNLYFTRDPSASIGDGLTINRMTFKARRRESMFTELVINYHPRFANKNINVWRDRNQTSRLEGGDELVLSDHVLAIGLSQRTSSEAIKDVAENLFAGSNYDTVIAIQIPQTHATMHLDTVFTMVNFDQFTVHPMILNSNGELPILVMHKDKDNQIKIESSNNLKSVLKEQLGLSELDLISTGDGDPIISAREQWNDGSNTLAIAPGSVVTYDRNYVSNEALRKHGIQVSEVPSSEISRGRGGPRCMSMPIYREDIEK, from the coding sequence ATGCTGACAGAAAAAAGACCAATCCACGTAAATTCAGAAATTGGCAGATTGAAAACGGTTATACTTCATCGACCTGGAAAAGAAATCGAGAATTTGACGCCTGATACAATGGGATCTTTGCTGTTTGATGATATTCCTTATTTATTGATTGCCCAAAAGGAGCATGACGATTTCGCTGATACGCTTCGAAAAAAAGGCGTCGAAGTCTTATATCTTGAGAAATTAGTTGTTCAGGCTTTGGATACAAGCAAACAAGTCAAATCTTTTTTTATTGATAAAATGATTGCTGAATCAGGATTTAAAAACGGGACCATACACAGAGAATTGAGAAATTTTTTAGCCAGTTTATCGACTAGAGAGATGGTTGATAAAATCATGGCTGGTGTTCGTTTTGATGAAATTGATCTTACGCCAAAAGATTTACAATTTTTTGCCTTTGACCAAACAAAGCCTTTTTTAATGGCACCAATGCCCAATCTTTATTTCACTCGTGACCCATCGGCTTCAATCGGCGATGGTTTAACGATCAACCGGATGACTTTCAAAGCTCGGCGGCGGGAGTCGATGTTTACTGAATTAGTTATTAATTATCATCCGCGTTTTGCAAATAAAAATATTAACGTTTGGCGCGACCGAAATCAGACTAGCAGACTGGAAGGCGGCGATGAGCTGGTTCTTTCCGACCATGTACTGGCGATCGGTCTTTCACAAAGAACCAGTTCTGAAGCGATCAAGGACGTTGCTGAAAATTTATTTGCTGGATCGAATTATGATACGGTGATTGCGATTCAGATTCCCCAAACACATGCGACAATGCATTTGGATACAGTTTTTACAATGGTTAATTTTGATCAGTTCACTGTTCATCCGATGATTCTCAACAGCAATGGAGAATTGCCGATTCTTGTAATGCATAAAGACAAAGACAACCAGATTAAAATCGAGTCCTCAAACAACCTTAAATCAGTTCTAAAAGAACAACTCGGTTTAAGCGAACTCGATCTGATTTCAACCGGTGATGGCGATCCGATAATTTCAGCCCGCGAGCAGTGGAATGATGGATCGAATACTTTGGCAATTGCACCTGGATCAGTGGTTACCTATGATCGAAATTATGTTTCAAATGAAGCTTTGCGTAAACACGGAATTCAGGTTTCTGAGGTTCCTTCAAGCGAGATTTCCCGTGGACGCGGGGGCCCACGTTGCATGAGCATGCCGATTTATCGCGAAGATATCGAAAAATGA
- a CDS encoding DUF59 domain-containing protein → MNKNTQVENVEKSLTEAEFSAVIEALKQAIDPEMGVSVQDLGLIYSLQVVEKDKKRQLRVLMALTILGCPLTAELQTIIEDAIMTYSDFTNVLVQIDPTIVWDPNRISRIARISLGIS, encoded by the coding sequence TTGAATAAAAATACACAAGTTGAAAATGTTGAAAAATCTTTGACGGAAGCAGAGTTTTCTGCAGTCATAGAAGCTTTAAAACAGGCGATTGACCCGGAAATGGGAGTTAGTGTCCAGGACCTCGGTTTGATTTACAGTTTGCAAGTTGTTGAAAAAGACAAGAAACGGCAATTACGCGTTTTAATGGCTTTAACAATCCTCGGATGCCCTTTAACTGCCGAACTACAGACAATTATCGAAGACGCGATTATGACATACAGTGACTTTACAAATGTCCTGGTACAAATCGATCCAACAATCGTTTGGGATCCAAATCGAATTTCTCGAATCGCCCGAATCTCTTTGGGAATTTCTTGA
- the nrdD gene encoding anaerobic ribonucleoside-triphosphate reductase, with protein MINQDNDSPATLTAIKIKEDDGSISELKDDQIEKVLLHANDKVDQPLDSQLIKNIVDQVMTKMPLSDDSVVTRQGLNTAILRSLKEQGNPQLAQVANNQLLSAEINSSKATDINFTIQKLLNKDKTVVNENANKDSHVFNTQRDLTAGTVARSIGLKMLPPRVAKAHMSGDIHWHDLDYQPYSPMTNCCLIDFKEMLTNGFKIGNAELESPNSIQTATAQMAQIIANVASSQYGGCSADRTDEFLAPFAEKNYHKNLAEAKEWIEDEDKQEAFARQKTEKDIYDAMQALEYEINTLYSSQGQTPFTTVGFGLGTSWIERSIQKAILQVRIKGLGKERRTAIFPKLVFTIKRGLNQKPEDPNYDIKELAIECATKRMYPDVLMYDKIVELTGSFKAPMGCRSFLQGWWDENGREVNAGRMNLGVVTVNLPRIAMESKGDQAMFWKIFEERLDVCKEALVFKINRAKEANPENAPILYEYGAFGKRLKPNDSIDQLFNKSRATISLGYIGIYEVGTVFFGHAWEHNPEAKAFSVKIVKTLWEHCKAWEKEYGYHFSVYSTPSESLTDTFCRLDTKKFGIVKDITDKEYYTNSFHYDVRKKVTPFEKIDFEKDYPKYCSGGFIHYCEYPNLKQNPKALEAVWDYAYDKIGYLGTNTPIDQCFKCGFKGEFEATARGFKCPKCGNTDPATCDVVKRTCGYLGNPLQRPMIHGRHQEIISRVKHMSLGNDNTTSARQG; from the coding sequence ATGATAAACCAAGATAATGATTCACCAGCAACATTAACCGCCATTAAAATCAAGGAAGACGATGGAAGTATCTCTGAATTGAAGGACGACCAAATAGAAAAAGTGCTTTTACACGCCAATGACAAAGTTGATCAACCGCTTGACAGCCAATTAATCAAAAATATTGTTGATCAAGTCATGACAAAAATGCCGCTTTCAGATGATTCTGTAGTAACCCGTCAGGGCTTGAACACAGCTATTTTGCGTTCTTTAAAAGAGCAAGGCAATCCACAATTAGCACAGGTCGCAAATAACCAATTATTGTCGGCAGAAATTAATTCTAGCAAAGCAACAGATATCAATTTTACGATTCAAAAACTGCTCAATAAAGACAAAACGGTTGTCAATGAGAATGCGAATAAAGATAGCCATGTTTTCAATACTCAACGAGATTTAACCGCGGGAACCGTTGCGAGGTCGATTGGACTAAAAATGCTTCCGCCAAGGGTTGCCAAAGCACATATGAGTGGTGATATTCATTGGCACGATTTGGATTACCAACCATACAGTCCGATGACCAATTGCTGTTTGATCGATTTTAAAGAAATGTTGACTAATGGATTTAAAATCGGCAATGCTGAGCTTGAATCACCAAATTCAATCCAGACTGCCACGGCTCAAATGGCACAAATTATTGCCAATGTTGCTTCCAGCCAATACGGAGGTTGTTCAGCAGACCGGACCGATGAATTTTTAGCGCCCTTTGCTGAAAAAAATTATCATAAGAATTTAGCTGAAGCAAAGGAATGGATCGAAGACGAAGACAAGCAAGAAGCTTTTGCTCGCCAAAAGACCGAAAAAGACATTTATGATGCTATGCAGGCTTTGGAATATGAAATTAATACTCTGTATTCTTCTCAAGGACAAACACCTTTTACAACTGTTGGTTTTGGATTAGGGACAAGCTGGATCGAACGGTCAATTCAAAAGGCGATTTTGCAAGTCAGAATTAAAGGACTGGGTAAGGAAAGGCGGACAGCAATTTTTCCAAAACTAGTCTTTACTATCAAACGCGGTTTGAATCAAAAACCCGAGGATCCTAACTATGATATTAAAGAGTTGGCAATCGAATGTGCTACTAAGCGTATGTATCCAGATGTTTTAATGTATGACAAAATTGTTGAACTGACTGGTAGTTTCAAGGCTCCAATGGGTTGTCGTTCATTTTTGCAAGGATGGTGGGACGAAAACGGTCGCGAGGTTAATGCCGGCCGAATGAACTTAGGCGTTGTTACAGTTAATCTGCCTAGAATAGCTATGGAATCAAAAGGCGATCAGGCAATGTTTTGGAAGATATTCGAGGAACGTTTGGATGTTTGCAAAGAGGCACTTGTTTTTAAGATAAACAGGGCCAAAGAGGCTAATCCGGAAAATGCTCCAATTCTTTATGAATACGGGGCCTTTGGAAAACGCTTGAAGCCAAATGATTCAATCGACCAACTCTTCAATAAATCTCGCGCAACTATTTCTCTGGGATATATTGGTATCTATGAGGTTGGAACTGTCTTTTTCGGTCACGCTTGGGAACATAATCCTGAAGCTAAAGCATTTTCTGTTAAGATTGTAAAAACCTTATGGGAACATTGCAAAGCTTGGGAAAAGGAATATGGCTATCATTTCAGTGTATACAGTACCCCGAGTGAAAGCTTAACTGACACATTCTGTCGGCTTGATACAAAGAAGTTCGGTATTGTTAAGGATATTACTGATAAGGAATACTACACAAATAGTTTCCATTATGATGTTCGAAAGAAAGTTACTCCTTTTGAAAAGATTGATTTTGAAAAGGATTATCCAAAATACTGTTCCGGTGGTTTTATTCATTATTGTGAATATCCAAATTTGAAACAAAATCCGAAAGCCTTGGAAGCGGTTTGGGACTATGCTTATGACAAAATTGGATATTTAGGGACTAATACCCCAATCGACCAATGTTTTAAATGCGGTTTTAAGGGCGAGTTTGAAGCCACAGCGCGTGGTTTTAAGTGCCCGAAGTGTGGTAATACCGATCCTGCAACTTGTGATGTTGTCAAGCGGACTTGTGGATATCTTGGCAACCCATTGCAGCGGCCAATGATTCATGGACGTCATCAGGAAATTATTTCTCGTGTTAAGCACATGTCGTTAGGAAACGATAATACGACTAGTGCCCGCCAAGGATAA
- the nrdG gene encoding anaerobic ribonucleoside-triphosphate reductase activating protein — protein MSEKETKTVAKRQHQHRQRLPKNPKPKEWLAKDLSLNYVASYKPFNFVDGEGVRCSLYVSGCKFDCPGCYNKVAQSFHYGQPYTKDLEDQIIADLGQSYVQGLTLLGGEPFLNTHVCLQLIDRIHKEYGHSKDIWSWTGYTWDELQLESDDKKEMLSKLDILIDGRFLEAQKDLTLQFRGSSNQRIIDVQKSLQQSKVVIWDRLVR, from the coding sequence ATGAGTGAAAAAGAAACGAAAACTGTGGCGAAAAGACAGCATCAACATCGGCAACGTTTACCAAAAAATCCAAAACCTAAAGAATGGTTAGCCAAGGATTTAAGCTTAAATTATGTAGCTAGTTATAAGCCGTTTAATTTTGTTGACGGCGAAGGGGTTCGTTGCAGCTTATATGTTAGTGGGTGCAAGTTTGATTGTCCTGGTTGCTATAACAAAGTCGCTCAGAGTTTTCATTATGGTCAACCATACACAAAAGATTTAGAAGATCAGATCATTGCTGATCTTGGCCAGTCCTATGTTCAAGGCTTGACTTTATTGGGTGGCGAACCCTTTTTAAACACTCATGTATGTTTGCAATTAATTGATCGAATTCATAAAGAATATGGGCATAGCAAAGACATTTGGTCTTGGACCGGCTATACCTGGGACGAACTGCAGCTAGAATCGGATGATAAAAAAGAAATGTTGAGCAAGTTAGACATTTTAATTGATGGCCGTTTTTTGGAAGCACAAAAAGATTTGACGCTGCAATTTAGAGGCAGTTCGAATCAGAGAATCATTGATGTTCAAAAATCCTTGCAGCAATCCAAGGTGGTTATTTGGGACCGTTTAGTTCGATAG